ACGTAAGTAGAGAAAAATGATTTCTTCTACGAAAATAAAGTAAGCGCTTACTAAAAAAGAATGCTTATTTATGTAAGTTCTGCTTCATAACAGTGACAGTACACATAGACCTCCTTATTCTTTAAGTAAGCGCTCGTTTGTTGAATAATCCGAACCCTTTTAGGGACCGTCTGTTAAAATAATAAGGGGATAGAAGGGAGGGAATGACAGTTGAGCAATAAATTTCAACAAGTTAACGATTTTTCAATGGGGAGATTAACATCTTTACTCGTTCTTTTACATAATACGGAACTAGTTGAAGGTATTGAAAAGGAAATTAATGAAAGAGGATATAGCTACACAGTAGGAAAAGTAGGAGCAATGGAACTTTCTAAAGTCGTGGCGGCAATTGAAACGAGTGCCAAAACAAATAAAATTATTAATGCCCAGTCGTATCGGGAAGTTCATGCTCTTTATCATGCTATACTTGAAGCGATTCAAG
This sequence is a window from Priestia aryabhattai. Protein-coding genes within it:
- the hutP gene encoding hut operon transcriptional regulator HutP; this encodes MSNKFQQVNDFSMGRLTSLLVLLHNTELVEGIEKEINERGYSYTVGKVGAMELSKVVAAIETSAKTNKIINAQSYREVHALYHAILEAIQGVSRGTLQLGDILRTVGLTFSIVRGKIEFSGKSDEWISVCVYGTIGAPKKGFEHDTLGFGFNHI